One window of Bacillus sp. THAF10 genomic DNA carries:
- the gyrA gene encoding DNA gyrase subunit A, whose product MSERSSQVKEINISQEMKTSFLDYAMSVIVSRALPDVRDGLKPVHRRILYAMNDLGMTSDKAYKKSARIVGEVIGKYHPHGDSAVYDTMVRMAQNFNFRYMLIDGHGNFGSVDGDAAAAMRYTEARMSKISMEILRDINKDTIDYQDNYDGSEKEPIVLPARFPNLLVNGASGIAVGMATNIPPHQLGEIIDGVLAVSKDPDITIPELMEIIPGPDFPTAGQILGRSGIRRAYETGRGSITIRAKVEIETKPNGREVILVHELPYQVNKAKLIEKIADLVRDKKIEGISDLRDESDRNGMRVVIEVKKDANANVLLNNLYKQTSLQTSFGINMLALVNGEPKVLNLKQCLYYYLEHQKVVIKRRTAFELRKAEARAHILEGLRIALDHLDAVITLIRNSQTADIAREGLMNEFSLSEKQAQAILDMRLQRLTGLEREKIEEEYQGLMQLIAELKAILADEEKVLEIIREELLEVKERFNDTRRTEIIVGGLENIEDEDLIPRQNIVITLTHNGYIKRLPLSTYRSQRRGGRGVQGMGTNENDFVEHLLTTSTHDTILFFTNKGKVYKAKGYEIPEYSRTAKGLPIINLLEVEKGEWVNAIIPVEDFVDDWYLFFTTKHGISKRSPLSQFANIRKGGLIALGLRESDELISVKMTDGTKEMIIGTKNGMLIRFHETDVRSMGRTATGVKGISISESDEVVGMELLEEGLDVLVVTKNGYGKRTPAEEYRIQSRGGKGIKTCNITERNGELVSVKTVSTEEDLMLITASGVLIRMAVDGISQMGRNTQGVKLIRLGESEFVTTVARVDKEEEIEEGTEDGVEVSETEAGIPTEEVEE is encoded by the coding sequence ATGTCTGAGAGGTCATCTCAAGTAAAAGAAATAAATATCAGTCAGGAAATGAAAACTTCCTTCCTAGACTATGCGATGAGCGTTATCGTATCTCGTGCCCTTCCAGATGTCCGTGATGGACTAAAGCCTGTTCACCGCCGTATTTTATACGCAATGAACGACCTAGGCATGACATCTGATAAAGCCTATAAAAAATCCGCCCGTATCGTTGGGGAAGTAATCGGTAAGTATCACCCGCACGGTGACTCTGCTGTATACGACACGATGGTGCGTATGGCACAGAACTTTAACTTCCGCTATATGTTAATTGACGGACACGGAAACTTCGGATCTGTGGATGGCGACGCAGCAGCTGCAATGCGTTACACAGAAGCAAGAATGTCCAAAATCTCCATGGAAATCCTTCGTGACATTAACAAAGACACCATTGACTATCAAGACAACTATGACGGCTCTGAAAAAGAACCTATTGTCCTACCAGCTCGTTTCCCCAATTTACTAGTGAACGGGGCCTCTGGGATTGCGGTCGGAATGGCCACTAATATTCCGCCTCATCAGCTAGGAGAAATCATTGACGGGGTACTTGCAGTTAGTAAGGACCCGGATATCACCATTCCGGAATTGATGGAAATCATACCGGGCCCTGACTTCCCAACAGCAGGACAAATTCTCGGAAGAAGCGGCATTAGACGAGCATACGAAACAGGCCGTGGCTCTATTACCATTCGGGCAAAGGTGGAAATTGAGACAAAGCCAAACGGCCGTGAAGTAATTCTTGTTCATGAGCTTCCTTACCAAGTAAATAAAGCCAAGCTCATCGAAAAAATTGCCGACCTTGTTCGCGACAAAAAAATCGAAGGTATCTCTGACCTTCGCGATGAATCAGACCGCAATGGAATGCGTGTGGTCATCGAAGTCAAAAAAGACGCCAATGCCAATGTGCTTCTAAACAACCTATACAAACAAACGTCTCTTCAAACTAGTTTTGGCATCAATATGCTTGCCCTTGTAAACGGAGAGCCGAAGGTATTAAACCTTAAACAATGCTTGTACTACTACTTAGAGCATCAAAAAGTAGTCATCAAAAGACGTACAGCTTTTGAGCTTCGCAAAGCAGAAGCAAGAGCACATATTTTAGAGGGCTTACGAATTGCACTCGACCATCTGGATGCGGTTATCACCTTAATCCGTAATTCTCAAACAGCAGATATTGCGAGAGAAGGATTAATGAATGAATTCTCCTTATCTGAAAAACAAGCACAAGCAATTCTAGATATGCGCTTGCAACGTCTAACAGGTTTAGAGCGTGAAAAAATCGAAGAAGAATACCAAGGCTTAATGCAGCTAATCGCCGAACTAAAAGCGATCCTAGCAGATGAAGAAAAGGTATTGGAGATCATTCGCGAAGAGCTTCTCGAAGTAAAAGAACGCTTTAATGATACAAGACGTACAGAAATCATTGTAGGCGGCCTTGAAAACATAGAGGATGAGGACCTTATTCCTCGTCAAAATATCGTGATCACCCTTACGCATAATGGCTATATCAAACGCCTGCCATTATCCACATACCGCAGTCAACGACGTGGAGGCCGCGGGGTACAGGGGATGGGTACAAATGAAAATGATTTTGTGGAGCACTTGTTAACAACCTCTACCCACGATACGATTTTATTCTTTACAAATAAAGGAAAAGTATACAAGGCCAAAGGATACGAAATCCCTGAATACAGCCGTACGGCAAAAGGTCTTCCTATCATTAACCTTTTAGAGGTGGAGAAGGGTGAATGGGTCAATGCCATTATTCCTGTTGAGGACTTTGTGGACGACTGGTATCTCTTCTTTACAACAAAGCACGGGATTTCAAAACGTTCTCCACTCTCTCAATTTGCGAACATCCGTAAAGGCGGGTTAATTGCCCTTGGCTTAAGAGAAAGTGATGAGCTCATTTCCGTAAAAATGACCGATGGTACGAAGGAAATGATTATCGGTACTAAAAATGGTATGCTGATTCGCTTCCATGAGACTGATGTTCGTTCCATGGGTAGAACGGCTACAGGGGTAAAAGGTATTTCCATCTCTGAAAGTGACGAAGTAGTTGGAATGGAATTACTAGAAGAAGGCCTGGATGTGTTGGTTGTGACCAAAAACGGCTACGGCAAACGTACTCCTGCAGAAGAGTACCGAATTCAAAGCCGCGGAGGAAAAGGAATTAAAACCTGCAATATCACCGAACGTAACGGTGAACTCGTTTCAGTGAAGACTGTTTCAACGGAAGAGGATCTCATGCTCATTACAGCCTCAGGTGTTCTTATACGTATGGCGGTGGATGGCATTTCCCAAATGGGGCGTAACACGCAAGGAGTGAAGCTTATCCGTCTTGGAGAGAGCGAATTCGTAACAACAGTCGCTCGAGTGGATAAAGAAGAAGAAATAGAAGAAGGAACAGAGGATGGCGTAGAAGTTTCCGAAACTGAAGCAGGAATTCCTACTGAAGAAGTCGAAGAATAA
- a CDS encoding HD-GYP domain-containing protein has protein sequence MLVRTDQLVEGCILAQEVKALSAKPIMTKRTVLTNQHIEILESFLVEKVEVEAFLSNGQPFNPHLLSMLESKPPREDSFLQMYLKATYSYRKMYESWESGAPIDYASVRKTIIPLIEKSLQHDDEVFTLYHYSNEEEYIFHHSVAVALIASAIAQGLGHNKKDVIQVGIAGFLMDCGMSRIDQRIIRNVAVLKKEEFIQIKEHPIFSYQMVSKQPVIQDEIKLAVLQHHERYDKSGYPFGLAEDKLHPYTKILAVADVFHAMTSSRKYRSKQSPFKVVEQLKQETFGKYDLTIVQALILNVCNFSIGNKVRLSNKKNAEIVFIDSTNPSRPMVRELESEKFIALNQEIDIYIEELIKS, from the coding sequence ATGTTAGTGAGAACTGATCAATTGGTGGAAGGATGTATTTTGGCTCAAGAAGTAAAAGCGCTCAGTGCAAAGCCTATTATGACCAAAAGAACCGTCCTAACAAATCAGCATATTGAGATTCTAGAATCCTTTTTGGTGGAAAAAGTAGAGGTAGAGGCATTTCTATCAAATGGCCAGCCGTTTAACCCACACTTGCTTTCAATGTTAGAAAGCAAGCCACCTAGAGAAGACTCTTTTTTACAAATGTATTTAAAAGCAACGTATTCCTATAGAAAGATGTATGAAAGTTGGGAATCTGGCGCACCAATTGACTACGCCTCTGTTCGAAAAACGATTATTCCACTGATTGAAAAATCACTACAGCATGATGATGAGGTTTTTACCCTTTACCACTACAGTAACGAAGAAGAATATATCTTCCATCATTCCGTCGCGGTTGCCTTGATTGCATCTGCCATTGCTCAAGGATTAGGTCACAATAAAAAAGACGTCATTCAAGTTGGAATTGCCGGCTTTCTTATGGATTGCGGGATGTCGAGGATTGATCAAAGAATTATTAGAAACGTGGCAGTCCTGAAAAAAGAAGAATTCATCCAAATCAAAGAGCACCCTATCTTTAGCTATCAGATGGTGAGCAAGCAACCGGTAATACAAGATGAAATAAAGCTTGCTGTCCTGCAGCATCACGAACGCTATGATAAAAGTGGTTACCCTTTTGGTTTAGCTGAAGACAAGCTTCATCCCTATACTAAAATTCTTGCTGTAGCAGACGTTTTTCATGCCATGACATCATCACGAAAATATCGAAGTAAGCAATCGCCATTTAAGGTAGTAGAGCAACTAAAACAAGAAACATTCGGTAAATATGACCTAACGATTGTCCAAGCATTAATTTTGAATGTGTGTAACTTCAGCATTGGCAACAAGGTCCGTCTCTCCAACAAAAAGAATGCCGAAATAGTGTTTATTGACTCTACCAATCCATCAAGGCCAATGGTAAGAGAGCTTGAGTCAGAAAAATTTATCGCACTAAATCAAGAGATTGATATCTATATAGAAGAACTAATAAAAAGCTAA
- a CDS encoding YaaC family protein translates to MTTPYLQLFYPFCSADTAQRLLKKSYQHQNIELAEQKSYNNAYSFIYYIEHGLAYLQQASLTPTSIKPVLLFYGMVQLIKACLLTVDPAYPESTSVLAHGVSTRKRKKQSYEFIQDEVKIQKNGLYSHFSDKMFHVKQTEGTKYTMKELLFSIPELETTIKTTKNRSPFYQIGNLHTPFLKVPVSILDDYKMTQSRFVQYFQQQTGYELKESDSELLTFECKEDLANSLSFSPLLFHHQSQNLYIPRKKEVLTPFPELLVHYLLLYNLSMICRYETDWWSELLHTFHSSDLALIHDFLDVTSSKIPFYIHRYLVHVFGLGGVE, encoded by the coding sequence ATGACAACACCATATCTCCAATTGTTTTACCCATTTTGCTCTGCCGACACTGCACAACGTTTGTTAAAAAAAAGCTATCAGCATCAAAATATAGAGCTTGCTGAACAAAAAAGCTATAACAATGCCTACAGCTTTATATATTATATCGAACACGGCCTTGCCTATTTACAACAAGCTAGCCTTACCCCCACCTCCATAAAACCTGTCCTGCTTTTCTATGGAATGGTGCAATTAATAAAAGCTTGTTTACTCACCGTTGATCCAGCCTATCCAGAATCAACGAGTGTGCTCGCTCACGGCGTATCTACCCGAAAAAGAAAAAAACAAAGCTATGAATTCATCCAAGACGAAGTAAAAATCCAAAAAAACGGACTTTATTCGCACTTTAGCGACAAGATGTTCCATGTGAAACAAACAGAAGGCACCAAATACACCATGAAGGAATTGCTTTTTTCCATTCCAGAATTAGAAACCACCATTAAAACGACAAAAAACAGGTCACCCTTTTATCAAATCGGTAATTTGCATACCCCTTTCCTAAAAGTACCAGTATCCATCCTGGATGACTATAAAATGACACAATCACGTTTTGTTCAGTATTTCCAACAACAAACCGGTTATGAATTGAAAGAATCGGATTCTGAGCTCCTTACTTTTGAATGTAAGGAAGACCTTGCGAATTCCCTTAGCTTTTCGCCGTTATTATTTCATCACCAGTCTCAGAACCTATACATCCCGAGAAAAAAAGAAGTCCTTACTCCTTTTCCAGAGTTACTGGTACATTATCTTCTTCTTTACAATCTTAGTATGATTTGTCGATATGAGACTGATTGGTGGAGCGAGCTTCTTCATACCTTTCACAGCAGTGACCTTGCTCTTATTCATGATTTCTTGGATGTGACCTCATCCAAAATTCCTTTCTACATTCATCGCTATCTGGTTCATGTGTTTGGGCTGGGTGGAGTGGAGTAA
- the guaB gene encoding IMP dehydrogenase, which translates to MWENKFAKEGLTFDDVLLVPARSEVLPRDVDLKVKLTDSLQLNVPIISAGMDTVTEAEMAIAMARQGGFGVIHKNMSIEQQAEQVDKVKRSERGVITDPFFLTPEHQVFDAEHLMGKYRISGVPIVNNQEEQKLVGILTNRDLRFIQDFSILISDVMTKENLVTASVGTTLQEAESILQKYKIEKLPLVDDAGILKGLITIKDIEKVIEFPHSAKDSQGRLLVGAAVGVTGDTMLRVEKLVQKGVDAIVVDTAHGHSQGVLDTVKNIRSQYPALNIIAGNVATAEATRDLVEAGANVVKVGIGPGSICTTRVVAGVGVPQITAVYDCATEARKLGVSIIADGGIKYSGDIVKALAAGGHAVMLGSMLGGTSESPGETEIFQGRRFKVYRGMGSVGAMEKGSKDRYFQEDNKKFVPEGIEGRIAYKGPVADTIYQLVGGLRSGMGYCGTKDLEELREQAQFVRMTGAGLRESHPHDVQITKESPNYSIS; encoded by the coding sequence ATGTGGGAAAATAAATTTGCAAAAGAAGGCTTAACGTTTGATGATGTACTTTTAGTGCCAGCTAGATCTGAGGTTTTACCAAGAGATGTGGATTTGAAGGTGAAGCTTACAGATTCCTTACAGCTAAATGTTCCAATTATCAGTGCTGGAATGGATACTGTTACAGAGGCTGAGATGGCTATTGCGATGGCTCGTCAGGGTGGATTTGGTGTTATTCATAAGAACATGTCCATTGAGCAGCAGGCTGAACAAGTGGACAAGGTAAAGCGCTCGGAAAGAGGAGTCATAACAGATCCATTTTTCCTAACCCCTGAGCATCAGGTTTTTGATGCAGAGCATTTGATGGGCAAGTACCGAATCTCTGGTGTTCCAATTGTGAATAACCAGGAGGAGCAAAAGCTTGTTGGTATTTTGACGAACCGTGATTTGCGATTTATTCAGGATTTTTCCATTCTAATTTCCGATGTCATGACAAAAGAAAATTTAGTTACAGCTTCTGTTGGAACTACGTTGCAGGAAGCAGAAAGCATTTTACAAAAATATAAAATTGAAAAACTCCCCCTTGTAGATGATGCGGGTATATTAAAAGGATTAATTACTATTAAGGATATCGAAAAGGTGATTGAGTTCCCTCATTCGGCTAAGGATTCTCAAGGTCGCTTGCTTGTCGGAGCTGCGGTTGGTGTAACCGGTGATACGATGTTACGAGTGGAAAAATTAGTGCAAAAAGGTGTCGATGCCATTGTAGTAGATACGGCTCATGGGCATTCTCAAGGCGTATTGGATACGGTGAAGAATATCCGTTCCCAATACCCAGCCCTTAATATCATTGCAGGTAATGTGGCAACGGCGGAAGCAACGCGTGACCTAGTAGAAGCAGGTGCCAATGTTGTGAAGGTTGGTATCGGACCTGGATCGATTTGTACAACGCGGGTAGTTGCTGGCGTTGGTGTTCCTCAAATAACAGCAGTATATGATTGTGCGACCGAGGCGAGAAAGCTTGGTGTTTCTATTATTGCCGATGGTGGAATTAAGTACTCCGGTGATATTGTGAAGGCACTTGCGGCTGGTGGACATGCTGTTATGCTTGGTAGTATGCTAGGAGGAACTTCTGAGAGCCCTGGAGAAACAGAAATTTTCCAAGGTAGACGCTTTAAAGTGTATCGCGGAATGGGATCTGTTGGTGCGATGGAAAAAGGAAGTAAGGATCGTTATTTCCAAGAAGACAACAAAAAGTTTGTTCCAGAGGGAATTGAAGGAAGAATTGCCTACAAAGGTCCGGTTGCAGACACTATTTACCAGCTAGTTGGTGGACTACGTTCTGGTATGGGTTATTGTGGCACGAAAGACTTAGAAGAATTAAGAGAGCAGGCACAATTTGTTCGTATGACAGGTGCAGGCCTTCGAGAAAGCCATCCGCATGATGTGCAAATTACAAAAGAATCACCGAACTATTCCATTTCCTAA
- a CDS encoding D-alanyl-D-alanine carboxypeptidase family protein, which yields MLTTVFSIQDVKAEGNNPHLDINAEAALLLEQSTGKIIYQKNIDSVLGIASMTKMMTEYLILEAISEGKLTPQDEYNVNEYVWTISHDRSLSNVPLRRDGTYNVQELYEAMAIYSANGATIALAEMVAGTESEFVKMMNEKAKELGLEDYKFVNSTGLNNADLYGMHPEGTGADEENVMSARATAKLAYHLLNDFPEILDTASIPKKVFREGTDDQINMSNWNWMLPGLISEYEGVDGLKTGFTDFAGYSFTGTIEKDGMRLISVVMDARNADGQPQDTARFAETRKLFDYGFANFSLKEIYPANYQIDKESNLKVVKGKEKSVEIETKEPLKTLVKRGEEESFEPLYVFDDKVVSEEEITAPFEEGTKVGHMTVKYTGEGQDEGYLFENQQGPKAELVTTEGVEKANWFVLSMRAIGGFFSDLWSTVSSTVKGWF from the coding sequence CTGTTAACGACTGTTTTTTCGATACAAGATGTCAAAGCGGAGGGTAATAATCCTCATTTAGATATAAATGCAGAGGCTGCCTTGCTTCTTGAGCAAAGCACAGGGAAAATTATTTACCAAAAGAATATTGATTCCGTACTTGGCATTGCCAGCATGACAAAAATGATGACAGAATACTTGATTCTAGAAGCGATAAGTGAAGGAAAGCTTACACCTCAGGATGAGTACAATGTGAATGAGTATGTATGGACGATTTCTCATGATCGCAGTCTATCCAATGTTCCTCTTCGCAGAGACGGTACATACAATGTGCAGGAGCTTTACGAAGCAATGGCAATTTATTCTGCAAACGGTGCGACGATTGCACTAGCAGAAATGGTAGCAGGGACCGAATCTGAATTTGTGAAAATGATGAATGAAAAAGCGAAAGAGTTAGGATTAGAAGATTATAAGTTTGTTAACTCTACTGGTTTGAATAACGCTGACCTTTATGGTATGCATCCGGAAGGTACAGGAGCAGATGAGGAAAATGTTATGTCTGCCCGTGCAACTGCAAAGCTTGCTTATCACTTATTGAATGATTTCCCGGAAATTTTGGACACAGCAAGCATTCCTAAGAAAGTGTTCCGTGAAGGGACAGATGATCAAATCAATATGAGCAACTGGAACTGGATGTTGCCTGGTTTGATTTCTGAGTATGAAGGAGTAGACGGATTGAAAACAGGTTTTACTGATTTTGCTGGGTACTCTTTTACCGGAACGATTGAAAAAGATGGCATGAGACTCATTTCTGTGGTGATGGATGCAAGAAATGCAGATGGGCAACCACAGGATACCGCAAGATTTGCAGAAACAAGAAAATTATTTGACTACGGCTTTGCTAATTTTTCTTTAAAAGAAATCTATCCCGCTAACTACCAGATAGATAAGGAATCTAATCTGAAGGTAGTAAAAGGGAAAGAGAAAAGCGTAGAAATTGAAACAAAAGAGCCATTAAAGACTCTTGTAAAGCGCGGAGAGGAAGAAAGCTTTGAGCCGCTTTATGTTTTTGATGACAAGGTAGTATCAGAAGAGGAAATTACTGCTCCATTTGAAGAAGGAACGAAAGTGGGGCATATGACAGTAAAATATACAGGTGAAGGCCAAGATGAAGGGTATTTGTTTGAGAATCAGCAAGGACCTAAGGCGGAACTGGTGACAACAGAAGGTGTGGAAAAAGCAAATTGGTTTGTATTATCCATGCGTGCCATTGGTGGCTTCTTCAGTGATTTATGGTCAACCGTATCCAGTACCGTAAAAGGCTGGTTTTAA
- the pdxS gene encoding pyridoxal 5'-phosphate synthase lyase subunit PdxS → MAHQTGTDRVKRGMAEMQKGGVIMDVVNAEQAKIAEEAGAVAVMALERVPADIRAAGGVARMADPTIVEDVMGAVSIPVMAKARIGHIVEARLLEAMGVDYIDESEVLTPADEEYHLDKRQYTVPFVCGCRDLGEAARRIGEGASMLRTKGEPGTGNIVEAVRHIRKVNAQVRKVVGMNEDELMTEAKLLGAPFELLLEIKRLGRLPVVNFAAGGVATPADAALMMQLGADGVFVGSGIFKSDNPAKFARAIVEATTHYQDYELIASLSKGLGSAMKGIEISTLLPENRMQERGW, encoded by the coding sequence ATGGCACATCAAACAGGTACGGATCGTGTAAAACGTGGAATGGCAGAAATGCAAAAAGGCGGCGTCATCATGGACGTTGTCAATGCAGAGCAAGCGAAAATCGCAGAAGAAGCTGGTGCTGTAGCAGTAATGGCATTAGAGCGTGTTCCTGCTGATATTCGTGCAGCTGGTGGAGTTGCTCGTATGGCGGACCCAACAATTGTGGAAGATGTTATGGGAGCTGTTTCGATTCCAGTAATGGCGAAAGCTCGTATCGGTCACATTGTGGAAGCACGTTTATTAGAAGCTATGGGTGTCGACTACATTGATGAGAGTGAAGTATTAACGCCTGCAGATGAAGAGTATCACTTAGACAAGCGTCAATATACGGTTCCATTTGTATGCGGTTGCCGTGATCTTGGCGAAGCTGCGCGCCGTATTGGCGAAGGTGCATCTATGTTACGTACAAAAGGTGAGCCTGGTACAGGTAACATTGTAGAAGCGGTTCGTCACATCCGTAAAGTTAATGCACAAGTGCGTAAAGTAGTTGGAATGAACGAAGATGAGCTAATGACGGAAGCAAAATTACTAGGTGCGCCATTTGAGCTATTGTTAGAAATCAAGCGTCTTGGCCGTCTACCTGTTGTTAACTTTGCAGCAGGCGGTGTTGCAACGCCAGCCGATGCAGCGTTAATGATGCAATTAGGAGCGGATGGAGTATTCGTTGGATCTGGTATCTTTAAATCTGACAATCCTGCAAAATTTGCTCGTGCAATCGTAGAAGCAACTACTCATTACCAAGATTATGAGTTAATTGCAAGCCTTTCTAAAGGTCTTGGATCTGCGATGAAAGGAATTGAAATTTCAACATTATTACCTGAAAACCGCATGCAAGAGCGTGGCTGGTAA
- the pdxT gene encoding pyridoxal 5'-phosphate synthase glutaminase subunit PdxT, with the protein MVKVGVLGLQGAVREHVRSIEASGAEAIVVKKTEQLAEIDGLIIPGGESTTMRRLIDKYSFMEPLKAFGASGKPVFGTCAGLILIANEIVGYDEPHLAFMDAKVERNSFGRQVDSFEAELAIAGVAEDFVGVFIRAPHIVEVGEDVEVLCKHNGRIVAARQGQFLGCSFHPELTDDHRITQYFVNMVKESK; encoded by the coding sequence ATGGTAAAAGTTGGAGTCTTGGGACTTCAAGGTGCAGTTCGGGAACATGTTAGGTCCATTGAAGCATCTGGAGCAGAAGCCATTGTTGTAAAAAAAACAGAGCAACTCGCAGAAATTGATGGGCTGATTATTCCTGGCGGGGAAAGCACAACCATGAGACGCCTCATTGACAAGTACTCATTTATGGAGCCGCTAAAAGCATTCGGTGCAAGCGGGAAGCCTGTATTTGGCACATGTGCTGGACTTATTTTGATCGCTAATGAAATAGTCGGCTACGATGAGCCACATCTAGCGTTCATGGATGCAAAAGTAGAGCGAAATTCCTTTGGGCGTCAGGTGGACAGCTTTGAAGCGGAATTAGCCATTGCTGGTGTTGCTGAAGATTTTGTCGGAGTCTTCATTCGTGCGCCGCATATTGTCGAAGTTGGCGAGGATGTAGAAGTGCTGTGCAAGCATAATGGTCGTATCGTTGCTGCTAGACAAGGTCAATTTCTTGGCTGCTCTTTCCACCCAGAACTAACA